The following proteins are co-located in the Enoplosus armatus isolate fEnoArm2 chromosome 8, fEnoArm2.hap1, whole genome shotgun sequence genome:
- the LOC139289350 gene encoding sushi domain-containing protein 3, producing the protein MSAATASIADVSRTNKDDSRDRNRSGQSQAQCTPMPLPALGTQRIIQGNGTNVGTVISLQCPAKHKLMGSELMCVMGPNSTHWVGETYCKPLSSYEDYGFRVAVLASIVSSAIILFMSMAFITCCLVDCIKEDKRKKQERESDVWQWEEQGQRQEDNRSRYSHKGRNNNNNNAQEKLLSLWDTGNPAMCDNMRGCRCHQQYAYAPACTYGPTPPLSALPGRDYDQPLLPRNPESTKISGPPPQYFGPPQSSCQTTSPELVQISAVGPGLVWQCGGQHSSLSGANPSTADESNTRNINAAKEFSIRIISV; encoded by the exons ATGTCAGCGGCAACAGCTTCCATAGCAGATGTGTCCAGGACAAACAAAGATGACAGCCGTGACCGGAATAGATCAG GTCAGTCACAGGCTCAGTGCACGCCCATGCCGCTGCCAGCCCTGGGCACCCAGAGGATCATCCAGGGTAACGGCACCAACGTGGGCACAGTCATCTCCCTGCAGTGTccagccaaacacaaactgatggGAAGTGAGCTGATGTGTGTCATGGGCCCCAACAGCACCCACTGGGTGGGGGAGACCTACTGTAAAC ctctgtcTTCCTATGAGGATTATGGTTTCCGTGTGGCTGTGCTGGCCTCCATAGTGAGCTCAGCCATAATCTTATTCATGTCCATGGCCTTCATCACCTGCTGTTTGGTCGACTGCATCAAAgaggacaaaaggaaaaagcagGAGAG GGAGTCGGATGTGTGGCAGTGGGAGGAGCAGGGCCAACGTCAGGAGGACAACAGGTCTCGCTACAGCCATAAAGGCaggaacaataacaacaacaatgcccAGGAGAAGCTGCTTTCACTGTGGGACACCGGTAACCCAGCCATGTGTGACAACATGCGAGGCTGCAG ATGTCATCAGCAGTACGCCTACGCTCCTGCCTGCACATATGGCCCCACTCCTCCGCTTTCTGCCCTCCCCGGCCgtgactatgaccagcctctCTTGCCCCGAAACCCAGAATCCACAAAGATCTCCGGTCCACCTCCTCAATACTTCGGACCTCCTCAGTCCTCCTGTCAAACTACAAGCCCAGAGCTGGTCCAGATCTCAGCAGTAGGGCCTGGTTTGGTGTGGCAGTGCGGGGGTCAGCACAGCAGTTTGTCAGGAGCGAACCCATCAACCGCAGACGAGTCCAACACCAGGAATATAAACGCTGCCAAAGAATTTTCCATACGGATTATATCAGTGTGA